The following proteins are co-located in the Siansivirga zeaxanthinifaciens CC-SAMT-1 genome:
- a CDS encoding RNA polymerase sigma factor, giving the protein MSEKKIHEDQKYIVGLVKNNAFIIKAIYDKFVPKVINYIKQNRGGEDDAKDVIQETLITIYNQATKDRLELTCPFDAYFFLLCKRKWLNELKKRVNKEVTINDEVLYKDDDAPELAFETYLYGEKESLFTEMFQKIGDACKELLQATFKIKSMEEVASSLGVTYAYARKKKSLCIGKLTELIKASPKFNQLNS; this is encoded by the coding sequence ATGAGTGAAAAAAAAATACACGAAGACCAAAAATATATTGTGGGGTTGGTTAAAAACAACGCATTTATTATAAAAGCTATATATGATAAATTTGTGCCCAAGGTTATAAATTATATAAAACAGAATCGTGGAGGAGAAGATGATGCAAAAGATGTAATACAAGAAACTTTAATAACAATATATAACCAGGCAACAAAAGATAGGTTAGAACTCACTTGTCCATTTGATGCTTATTTTTTCTTGTTGTGTAAACGAAAATGGTTAAACGAATTAAAAAAAAGAGTTAATAAAGAGGTAACAATTAACGATGAGGTTTTATATAAAGATGACGATGCTCCCGAATTAGCATTTGAAACCTATTTATATGGCGAAAAAGAATCGTTATTTACAGAGATGTTTCAAAAAATTGGTGATGCCTGTAAAGAATTGCTTCAAGCTACTTTTAAAATTAAATCTATGGAAGAAGTAGCAAGTAGTTTAGGTGTAACCTACGCTTACGCCCGTAAAAAGAAATCATTATGTATAGGGAAATTAACCGAGTTAATTAAAGCATCGCCTAAATTTAACCAACTTAATTCTTAA
- a CDS encoding TatD family hydrolase produces the protein MIITDTHTHLYSEAFDEDRHYMINRAIAQGVTRFFIPAIDSTYTASMLQLEKDFPENIFLTMGLHPTHVKENYKDELKHIETMLASRPFYGIGEIGIDLYWDKTTLQIQQEAFKHQIKLAKQYKLPIVIHCREAFDEVFEVLESEKSDDLFGIFHCFSGTFEQALKAISYNMKLGIGGVVTFKNGKIDQFLNQIELNHIVLETDAPYLAPVPYRGKRNESAYIINVLQKLSDIYNIPKETIAEITTKNSIDIFKI, from the coding sequence ATGATTATTACAGATACACACACACATTTATATAGTGAAGCTTTTGATGAGGACAGACACTATATGATAAATCGTGCCATCGCACAAGGCGTAACAAGATTTTTTATTCCCGCCATCGATTCAACTTATACAGCTTCCATGTTGCAGTTAGAAAAAGATTTTCCCGAAAATATTTTTTTAACCATGGGCTTACACCCAACACATGTTAAAGAAAATTATAAAGATGAATTAAAACACATTGAAACCATGTTGGCTTCAAGGCCCTTTTACGGAATAGGCGAAATAGGGATTGATTTGTATTGGGATAAAACGACATTACAAATACAGCAAGAAGCTTTTAAACATCAAATAAAATTAGCCAAACAATATAAGTTGCCTATAGTTATTCACTGTCGCGAAGCTTTCGATGAGGTTTTTGAAGTTTTAGAAAGCGAAAAAAGCGATGATTTGTTCGGGATTTTCCATTGCTTTTCCGGAACTTTTGAGCAAGCTTTAAAAGCGATTTCATATAATATGAAATTAGGTATTGGAGGAGTTGTTACTTTTAAAAACGGAAAAATCGATCAGTTTTTAAATCAAATAGAATTAAATCATATAGTATTAGAAACCGATGCACCCTATTTGGCTCCCGTACCATACAGAGGCAAGCGGAATGAAAGTGCATACATTATAAATGTTTTACAAAAATTATCCGATATTTATAACATACCAAAAGAGACCATCGCCGAAATAACCACTAAAAATTCTATTGATATTTTTAAAATATAA
- a CDS encoding MotA/TolQ/ExbB proton channel family protein: MKRLFSILAITGMMAFGTVNATTNASTTAVATTVTTMTQEDDAAAPAEELGFHQELKKRFIEGGPGFMGIVLLCLILGLAIAIERIIFLNLSTTNTKKLTQNVEDALASGGVEAAKEVCRNTKGPIASIFYQGLDRTDEGLDAAEKAVVAYGGVQMGQLEKNVSWISLFIALAPMLGFMGTVIGMIQAFDKIEAAGDMQPSLVAGGIKVALLTTVFGLVVAMILQVFYNYIIAKIDSIVNDMEDASITLMDLLIRNKK, from the coding sequence ATGAAAAGATTATTTTCTATCCTTGCCATAACAGGAATGATGGCTTTTGGAACTGTTAATGCAACTACAAATGCAAGCACAACTGCAGTAGCAACTACTGTAACAACGATGACTCAAGAAGATGACGCAGCAGCTCCTGCTGAGGAACTTGGTTTTCATCAAGAATTAAAAAAGAGGTTTATTGAAGGTGGTCCTGGATTCATGGGGATTGTATTATTATGTTTAATTCTTGGTTTAGCTATCGCTATCGAAAGAATTATCTTTTTAAATCTTTCAACAACTAACACAAAAAAATTAACTCAAAATGTAGAAGATGCACTTGCTTCAGGTGGTGTTGAGGCTGCAAAAGAGGTTTGTAGAAATACAAAAGGCCCTATCGCTTCTATTTTCTATCAAGGTTTAGATAGAACAGATGAAGGTTTAGATGCTGCTGAAAAAGCTGTTGTAGCTTACGGCGGTGTTCAAATGGGACAATTAGAGAAAAACGTTTCTTGGATTTCATTATTTATCGCTCTTGCTCCGATGTTAGGATTCATGGGTACGGTAATTGGTATGATTCAAGCTTTCGATAAAATTGAAGCAGCTGGTGATATGCAACCTTCATTAGTAGCAGGTGGTATTAAAGTAGCACTTTTAACAACTGTATTCGGTCTAGTAGTAGCGATGATTCTTCAAGTTTTCTACAATTACATTATTGCTAAAATTGATAGTATCGTTAATGATATGGAAGATGCTTCTATTACATTAATGGATCTATTAATTAGAAACAAAAAGTAA
- the asnS gene encoding asparagine--tRNA ligase, which translates to MKSKTVSELLTQNISLTEVEIKGWVRTFRANRFIALNDGSTINNIQCVVDFEKFDESLLKKINTGAAIHVIGNLVESQGKGQNVEIQVTDLKVLGESDPETYPIQPKKHSFEFLRENAHLRTRTNTFSAVMRLRSSLSFAIHKYFNDNGFFYMHAPIITGSDAEGAGEMFRVTSLDAKNPPLNDQGHIDYSKDFFGKETNLTVSGQLEAETYAMSLGKVYTFGPTFRAENSNTSRHLAEFWMIEPEVAFMDLAGNMDLAEDFLKFVISYILTNNKEDLDFLDKRLQDEEKSKPQDQRSDMTLKEKLSFVTENNFKRVSYTEAIDILRESKPNKKKKFKYIINEWGADLQSEHERYLVEKHFKCPVILFDYPANIKAFYMRLNDDGKTVRAMDILFPGIGEIVGGAQREERLEVLKQKMAAINIPEEDLWWYLDLRKFGTATHAGFGLGFERLVMFVTGMSNIRDVIPFPRTPQNAEF; encoded by the coding sequence ATGAAATCAAAAACAGTTTCAGAATTATTAACACAAAATATAAGTCTTACAGAAGTTGAAATTAAAGGTTGGGTACGAACCTTTAGAGCCAATCGATTTATAGCTTTAAACGACGGCTCTACCATTAATAACATACAATGTGTTGTTGATTTTGAAAAATTTGACGAATCTCTCTTAAAAAAAATCAATACAGGCGCTGCAATTCATGTTATTGGAAACCTTGTTGAGAGTCAGGGAAAAGGGCAAAATGTAGAAATTCAGGTAACAGATTTGAAGGTTTTAGGAGAATCAGACCCTGAAACATATCCCATTCAACCCAAAAAACATTCCTTTGAATTTTTAAGAGAAAATGCCCATTTACGTACCCGTACAAATACGTTTAGTGCAGTAATGCGATTACGTTCTTCGTTATCGTTCGCTATTCATAAATATTTTAATGATAATGGCTTTTTCTACATGCATGCGCCTATAATTACTGGTAGCGATGCCGAAGGTGCTGGCGAAATGTTTCGCGTAACCAGTTTAGATGCTAAAAACCCGCCTTTAAACGATCAAGGCCATATAGATTATTCTAAAGATTTCTTCGGAAAGGAAACAAACTTAACCGTTTCAGGACAATTAGAAGCAGAAACCTATGCCATGTCTTTAGGTAAAGTATATACCTTCGGACCAACGTTTAGAGCCGAAAACTCCAATACTTCTCGACATTTAGCAGAATTTTGGATGATTGAACCCGAAGTCGCTTTCATGGATTTGGCGGGCAATATGGATTTAGCTGAAGACTTTCTAAAATTTGTAATATCATACATTCTTACAAACAATAAAGAAGATTTAGATTTTCTGGATAAACGTTTGCAAGACGAAGAAAAATCTAAACCTCAAGACCAGCGCAGTGACATGACTTTAAAGGAAAAATTAAGTTTTGTAACAGAAAACAACTTTAAACGCGTTAGTTATACGGAAGCCATCGATATTTTACGTGAAAGTAAACCAAACAAGAAAAAGAAATTTAAATATATAATTAACGAGTGGGGAGCAGATTTACAAAGTGAACACGAGCGCTACTTGGTAGAAAAACACTTTAAATGTCCTGTAATACTCTTCGATTATCCTGCAAACATTAAAGCCTTCTATATGCGTTTAAACGACGATGGAAAAACAGTTCGCGCCATGGATATTCTCTTTCCAGGAATTGGAGAAATTGTAGGTGGTGCACAACGCGAAGAACGTTTAGAGGTTTTAAAACAAAAAATGGCTGCCATTAATATTCCAGAAGAAGACCTTTGGTGGTACTTAGATTTGCGTAAATTTGGAACAGCCACACACGCTGGTTTCGGTTTAGGCTTCGAACGTCTGGTTATGTTTGTAACCGGAATGAGCAACATTAGAGATGTAATTCCATTTCCTAGAACGCCTCAAAATGCCGAATTTTAA
- a CDS encoding ExbD/TolR family protein, whose protein sequence is MAKRAAPEVNAGSMADIAFLLLIFFLVTTTIETDSGINRKLPPIEDPNAKPPTIKQKNIFTVLLNGKDQLLVEDEVMELKDLRKAAIEFLDNGGDGSCSYCKGKKDPNSSDNPDKAIISLKNERETTYKTYIAVQNELVAAYNVLRDRRAPAYGYKTFAEMEALYNDVNWPGNKNKLKDQIEKIKMAYPQKLSEVQN, encoded by the coding sequence ATGGCAAAAAGAGCAGCACCAGAAGTAAATGCAGGCTCCATGGCCGACATTGCGTTCTTATTATTGATATTTTTCCTTGTTACAACAACTATTGAAACAGATTCTGGTATTAACAGAAAATTACCTCCAATAGAAGATCCTAACGCAAAACCTCCAACAATTAAGCAGAAAAACATTTTTACTGTTTTATTAAATGGTAAAGACCAATTGCTTGTTGAAGATGAGGTAATGGAACTAAAGGATTTAAGAAAAGCGGCAATAGAATTTCTAGATAACGGTGGTGACGGTTCTTGTAGTTACTGTAAAGGTAAAAAAGACCCAAACTCATCTGATAATCCAGACAAAGCTATTATCTCTTTAAAGAACGAGCGTGAAACAACTTATAAAACATATATAGCAGTACAAAACGAATTAGTTGCTGCCTATAACGTTTTAAGAGACAGAAGAGCGCCTGCATACGGTTATAAAACGTTCGCTGAAATGGAAGCGCTTTATAACGATGTTAATTGGCCAGGAAATAAAAATAAATTGAAAGATCAGATAGAAAAGATTAAGATGGCATACCCTCAAAAGCTATCTGAAGTTCAGAATTAA
- a CDS encoding ExbD/TolR family protein, with protein MAKFNKKKSGDMPAISTASLPDIVFMLLFFFMVATVMRQNTLMIENNLPFADQVEKLDKKDLVMYIYAGKPSENYKQFGNEAKIQLNDKFADVNEIAAFIAAERASKREELVPYLTTALKVDSEANMGLIGDIKQELRKVNALKINYTTKKGKVTN; from the coding sequence ATGGCTAAATTTAATAAAAAAAAGAGTGGCGATATGCCAGCAATATCTACAGCATCTTTGCCTGATATTGTATTTATGTTATTATTTTTCTTCATGGTGGCAACTGTAATGAGACAGAATACACTAATGATTGAGAATAATTTACCATTTGCAGATCAAGTTGAAAAACTTGACAAGAAAGACTTGGTAATGTATATTTATGCAGGTAAACCAAGTGAAAACTATAAGCAATTTGGTAACGAAGCTAAAATTCAGTTAAACGATAAGTTTGCAGATGTTAATGAAATAGCTGCTTTTATTGCTGCAGAAAGAGCTTCGAAAAGAGAAGAATTAGTGCCGTATTTAACTACTGCTTTAAAAGTAGATAGTGAAGCCAATATGGGACTAATAGGAGATATTAAACAAGAATTGCGTAAAGTAAACGCACTAAAAATTAATTACACTACCAAAAAAGGTAAGGTTACAAATTAA
- a CDS encoding porin family protein gives MKRSLILVLLLLFFKSAFSQEEPLNTVVDSLYREDQFYIGVTYNILGNKPEGLSQSGLSSGIHFGFIRDMPINENRNLAIGIGLGYSINSYNNNLLIEKNGNNNFSYSILDSNINFSKNKFITQELELPVEFRWRSSTPTSYNFWRFYAGVKIGYIILDKYKFSSDSGAFNINNLEDFNRLKYGLTASFGYNTWNIYLYYGLNNVFKDSATINGNPIGINILKVGLMFYIL, from the coding sequence ATGAAAAGGTCCTTAATTTTAGTTTTATTATTACTGTTTTTTAAATCTGCTTTTAGCCAAGAAGAACCTTTAAATACGGTGGTAGATTCTTTGTACAGGGAAGACCAATTTTATATAGGTGTTACATATAATATCTTAGGAAATAAACCTGAAGGCTTATCACAATCGGGTTTGTCATCTGGTATTCACTTCGGATTTATAAGGGATATGCCTATTAATGAAAATAGAAATCTAGCTATTGGAATTGGATTGGGGTATTCTATAAATTCTTATAATAACAACCTTTTAATAGAAAAGAATGGCAACAATAATTTCAGCTATTCTATTTTAGATAGTAATATAAATTTTTCTAAAAATAAATTTATCACCCAGGAATTGGAGTTGCCTGTTGAATTTAGATGGCGCTCTTCAACTCCAACGAGCTATAATTTTTGGCGATTTTATGCTGGTGTAAAAATAGGTTACATAATTCTCGATAAATATAAATTTTCAAGTGACTCCGGTGCTTTTAATATTAATAACCTTGAAGATTTTAACCGCTTAAAATATGGTTTAACAGCTAGTTTTGGTTATAACACCTGGAATATTTACTTATATTATGGCTTAAATAACGTATTCAAAGACAGTGCTACTATTAACGGAAATCCAATAGGTATAAATATATTAAAGGTTGGATTGATGTTTTACATCTTATAA
- a CDS encoding asparaginase, giving the protein MSKTKPNILLIYTGGTIGMIKDFETGALRAFDFKTLLEKIPELHLLDCNIDTVSFNEPIDSSNMNPIYWVQIAELIETNYEQFDGFVVLHGSDTMSYSASALSFMLENLAKPVVFTGSQLPIGDLRTDAKENLITSIQIASLQNKNKPLIKEVCLYFEYKLFRANRTTKINAEHFEAFASYNYPELAESGVHLKVNSDYLFKPNLKKKLKVHKNLDNNIALLKLFPGMSSGLIKSVLSTPNLKAVIIETFGSGNCTTESWFINLLKEAIKKGIHIINVTQCAGGSVMMGHYETSSELKKIGVISGKDITSEAAICKLMYLLGQNISAKTFKTIYETPLRGELS; this is encoded by the coding sequence ATGAGTAAAACCAAACCCAACATATTACTTATATATACAGGTGGTACCATTGGTATGATAAAAGATTTTGAAACTGGCGCTCTTCGTGCTTTCGATTTTAAAACACTTTTAGAAAAAATACCAGAATTACATTTGTTAGATTGTAATATTGATACGGTCTCCTTTAATGAACCCATCGATTCCAGTAACATGAATCCTATATATTGGGTTCAAATTGCAGAATTAATAGAAACTAATTACGAGCAATTTGATGGTTTTGTTGTACTTCATGGAAGCGATACCATGAGTTATTCTGCGTCTGCATTAAGTTTTATGCTGGAAAATTTAGCTAAACCAGTGGTGTTTACTGGCTCTCAATTGCCAATAGGAGATTTAAGAACCGATGCAAAAGAAAATTTAATAACGTCTATACAGATTGCATCACTTCAAAATAAAAACAAACCTTTAATTAAAGAAGTGTGTCTATATTTTGAATACAAATTATTTAGAGCAAACCGAACTACTAAAATAAATGCCGAACATTTTGAAGCTTTTGCATCTTATAATTATCCCGAGTTAGCAGAATCTGGAGTGCATTTAAAAGTGAATTCAGACTATTTATTTAAACCAAATTTAAAGAAGAAATTAAAAGTTCATAAAAACTTAGATAATAACATTGCATTACTCAAGTTATTTCCTGGGATGTCTTCTGGGTTAATAAAAAGTGTTTTAAGTACACCTAATTTAAAAGCAGTAATTATTGAAACGTTTGGTTCGGGAAACTGCACCACAGAATCTTGGTTTATAAATTTATTGAAAGAGGCCATAAAAAAAGGCATACACATTATTAATGTTACCCAATGCGCTGGCGGAAGCGTCATGATGGGGCACTATGAAACCAGTAGCGAATTAAAAAAAATAGGCGTTATTTCAGGTAAAGACATCACATCGGAAGCAGCTATATGTAAGTTAATGTATCTTTTGGGGCAGAATATTTCGGCTAAAACCTTCAAAACCATTTACGAAACACCTTTAAGAGGAGAATTGTCTTAA
- a CDS encoding tetratricopeptide repeat protein: MEDQDYILFESYLSNELPADEIATFEKRLKTDAAFHSAFELYKETALFLEKHIENEVATETFKKNLQKISDKHFVNLNNGLNKTANKKLFNLFKYAAAASIVLMVGIFTIGNLMSPDYSDYSNYEPISLTVRGENDALLKTAETSFNNKDFEKAESAFKSILVLDNNNAEIKLYSAIANLELNNYNLAEELLVSLQNGNSVFKNKATWYLALSKLKQGEEEYCIEILKTIPEDAEAYQQAQKLLNKLD, from the coding sequence ATGGAAGATCAAGATTATATATTATTCGAAAGTTATCTCAGTAATGAGTTGCCAGCTGATGAAATAGCAACTTTTGAAAAACGACTAAAAACCGATGCTGCGTTTCATTCGGCTTTCGAACTATACAAAGAGACAGCTTTGTTTTTAGAAAAACATATTGAAAACGAAGTTGCTACCGAGACTTTTAAAAAGAACTTACAGAAAATATCAGATAAACATTTTGTTAACCTTAATAACGGACTTAACAAAACAGCAAACAAAAAGCTGTTTAATTTGTTTAAATATGCAGCTGCCGCCAGTATTGTTTTAATGGTTGGTATTTTTACCATTGGTAATTTAATGAGTCCAGATTACAGCGATTATTCTAATTACGAACCCATAAGTTTAACTGTTCGTGGTGAAAATGATGCGCTTTTAAAAACAGCAGAAACTTCTTTTAACAATAAAGATTTTGAAAAAGCAGAAAGTGCTTTTAAAAGTATTTTAGTTTTGGATAACAATAACGCCGAGATAAAACTTTACAGCGCTATTGCCAATTTGGAACTCAACAACTATAACCTTGCCGAAGAATTATTAGTTAGTTTGCAAAACGGAAATTCGGTTTTTAAAAATAAAGCGACCTGGTATTTAGCATTAAGCAAGTTAAAACAAGGCGAAGAAGAATATTGCATCGAAATATTAAAAACCATCCCAGAAGATGCCGAAGCATATCAACAGGCTCAAAAGTTATTGAATAAATTAGATTAG
- a CDS encoding PKD domain-containing protein, whose protein sequence is MKTLLCSFTIFICLQVYGQQLIINDTISRTATIKEDIRGNETFFTPETPKLNQIAGAPKPFYTHFWEFGDGNYSTVPNPKHTYKKTGEYEVKLWATNNYDNGKPPTTRPKKIAINSITTEYVEQANMDEDFILKRNREPVPDQEMVLVMSYKNTKDYISNGKLYMFYNEQKYKAANFEILETRTYHNEKNVPNDAIVFTNNIDDDGKYLASINNEFIINRTVLQDSTEKTNLPLTIEQSKAYYKNWSLLEFDNLKPNEERHVFFSLKTTPEMLKDTSAIVSVRGIYVPDANYDNHKVKDMEMEIVTSHDPNKMSNNSTFLNYRFVRFKTLKFKIRFQNNGEGPARTIRLETDIPDMLDKSTLRVTDMYPKCEICPKYEVSYSCLDTTFTNKQAIFTFKNIYLPGSEQKNVKEYDSTKGFVKYNIKFAKDFHKTKTKSRTAIIFDKNEPIITNYSTTRFLPGISVGAKVGYNAFSNLNNSESYFLGATLSPYKSYRWYWQVELLNNFHKYDSKTNTEEAFVDGAQGIRFLQRTTTNNSYQNIDWDIPLLIRYNVNNYIGLGAGLQNTISLSEKQNQSVFIEQFEGDTTNAPIFNTIENASSSSNSFSNLRTGLLIEATAGFARIGPSLGARYVLNFENDFRYWQFYAIWKF, encoded by the coding sequence ATGAAAACGTTGCTATGCTCTTTTACTATATTTATTTGTCTTCAGGTTTACGGACAACAATTAATTATAAACGACACCATCTCTCGAACGGCAACAATAAAAGAAGATATACGAGGAAATGAAACCTTCTTTACTCCAGAAACACCAAAACTAAATCAAATTGCAGGGGCTCCAAAACCATTCTACACGCATTTTTGGGAATTTGGAGATGGAAATTATAGTACAGTGCCCAACCCAAAACATACCTACAAAAAAACTGGCGAATACGAAGTAAAACTTTGGGCAACCAACAACTACGATAATGGTAAACCGCCAACTACCAGACCAAAAAAAATAGCTATAAATAGCATTACAACCGAATACGTAGAACAAGCTAACATGGATGAAGATTTTATATTAAAACGCAATAGAGAACCCGTTCCAGACCAAGAAATGGTGCTTGTTATGAGCTACAAAAACACGAAAGATTACATATCAAATGGTAAACTTTATATGTTTTACAATGAACAAAAATACAAAGCTGCAAATTTTGAAATATTAGAAACTAGAACCTATCATAACGAAAAAAACGTCCCAAACGATGCTATCGTTTTCACTAATAATATAGACGATGACGGTAAATATTTAGCTTCCATAAATAATGAATTTATAATTAACAGAACTGTTTTACAAGATTCTACCGAAAAAACCAACTTACCTTTAACAATCGAGCAATCGAAAGCATATTATAAAAATTGGAGTTTATTAGAGTTTGATAACCTTAAACCTAACGAAGAGCGTCATGTATTTTTTAGTTTGAAAACGACTCCTGAAATGTTAAAAGATACCAGTGCCATTGTTTCGGTGCGTGGCATCTATGTTCCCGATGCCAATTACGACAACCATAAAGTTAAAGACATGGAAATGGAAATTGTAACCTCACACGATCCCAACAAAATGTCTAATAATAGTACGTTTTTAAACTATAGATTTGTACGTTTTAAAACCCTAAAATTTAAAATAAGATTTCAAAATAACGGCGAAGGGCCTGCACGCACCATTCGATTGGAAACCGATATTCCAGATATGTTAGACAAGTCTACTTTAAGGGTTACCGATATGTATCCAAAATGTGAAATTTGTCCAAAATACGAGGTCTCATACAGTTGTTTAGACACCACGTTTACAAACAAGCAAGCCATCTTCACCTTTAAAAATATCTATCTTCCCGGAAGCGAACAAAAAAATGTAAAAGAGTACGATTCAACCAAAGGCTTTGTTAAATACAACATTAAGTTTGCTAAAGATTTTCATAAAACAAAAACAAAAAGTAGAACCGCAATTATTTTCGATAAAAACGAGCCTATTATAACCAATTACTCAACCACACGCTTTTTACCAGGAATTTCAGTTGGAGCTAAAGTGGGTTACAATGCATTTAGTAATTTAAATAATTCTGAAAGTTACTTTTTAGGGGCAACACTTTCGCCCTATAAATCGTATCGTTGGTATTGGCAGGTAGAATTATTAAATAATTTTCATAAATACGATTCTAAAACTAACACAGAAGAAGCGTTTGTTGATGGTGCTCAAGGCATCCGGTTTTTACAACGCACAACCACTAATAATTCGTATCAAAATATCGACTGGGATATCCCTCTATTAATACGATACAATGTAAACAATTATATAGGTTTGGGTGCTGGTTTACAAAACACGATCTCTTTAAGCGAAAAGCAAAATCAATCGGTTTTCATAGAACAATTTGAAGGTGATACTACAAATGCACCAATTTTTAATACTATTGAAAATGCATCTTCCAGCTCCAATAGTTTTTCTAACCTAAGAACGGGTTTATTAATTGAGGCCACAGCTGGTTTCGCCAGAATTGGGCCCAGTTTAGGTGCACGGTATGTTCTAAATTTTGAAAACGATTTTAGGTATTGGCAGTTTTATGCCATTTGGAAATTTTAA
- the rpoN gene encoding RNA polymerase factor sigma-54 encodes MLKQHLQFKLSQKLSPQQIQLMKLIQLPTQAFEQRIKQELEENPALEGGKEALESDYDSDFDNTNDEYNDSESIGNDDINVDEYLSDDEIPDYRTQANNYSSDDEEKSMPYAAGTSFTQHLITQLNTYTLDDEDYEIAEFLVGSIDESGYIRRSLSDIMDDLAFTQNIYTTEEKINKILNIVHQLDPAGVGARNLQECLSIQLHRKEKTPDTELAIDIIDNAFEQFTKKHYKKLLQKFDVSEIQLKDAIHEIEHLNPKPGGSFSGNNRIVEHVVPDFAIRIIDGELELTLNGRNAPELHVSRGYNDMLNSYKESKEKSKSQKDAVAFIKQKLDAAKWFIEAIKQRQQTLFITMSAIMNYQKEYFLTGDERNLKPMILKDIADEISMDVSTVSRVANSKYVDTPYGTKLIKDFFSESMKNDQGEDVSTKEIKKILETVIEEENKKKPLTDETLAAILKEKGYPIARRTVAKYREQLDLPVARLRKKI; translated from the coding sequence ATGCTCAAGCAACATTTACAATTCAAACTATCTCAAAAACTATCGCCGCAACAAATTCAATTAATGAAATTGATACAATTGCCTACACAAGCATTTGAGCAAAGAATTAAGCAAGAGCTTGAAGAAAATCCTGCTTTAGAAGGTGGCAAGGAAGCTTTGGAAAGCGATTATGATTCTGATTTTGATAATACAAACGACGAGTACAACGATAGCGAATCTATTGGAAACGACGATATAAATGTAGATGAATATTTAAGTGATGATGAGATTCCCGATTATCGTACCCAAGCCAACAACTACAGTAGCGACGACGAAGAAAAATCGATGCCTTATGCTGCCGGAACCTCATTTACACAACATTTAATTACACAGCTAAACACCTATACTCTGGATGATGAAGACTATGAAATCGCAGAATTTCTAGTGGGGAGTATTGACGAAAGTGGCTACATTCGTAGGTCGTTAAGTGATATTATGGACGATTTAGCGTTTACACAAAACATATATACTACCGAAGAAAAAATAAATAAAATACTAAACATTGTCCATCAATTAGATCCTGCGGGGGTCGGTGCCAGAAATTTGCAAGAATGTTTAAGTATTCAATTGCATCGTAAAGAGAAAACACCCGATACAGAATTAGCCATAGATATCATCGATAACGCCTTCGAGCAGTTTACGAAGAAGCATTATAAAAAATTATTGCAAAAATTTGATGTTTCAGAGATACAACTTAAAGATGCTATTCATGAAATTGAACATTTAAACCCAAAGCCTGGAGGCTCTTTTTCGGGAAATAATAGAATTGTAGAACATGTTGTGCCAGATTTTGCAATTAGAATTATTGATGGTGAATTAGAACTTACCCTAAACGGTAGAAACGCACCAGAATTGCATGTTTCTCGTGGTTATAATGATATGTTAAATAGCTACAAAGAATCAAAAGAAAAATCGAAATCACAAAAAGATGCTGTCGCGTTTATTAAGCAAAAATTAGATGCAGCTAAATGGTTTATTGAAGCTATTAAACAACGCCAGCAAACACTTTTTATAACCATGAGTGCTATAATGAATTACCAGAAAGAATATTTTCTAACAGGTGACGAGCGCAACTTAAAACCCATGATATTAAAAGATATCGCCGATGAAATTTCTATGGATGTCTCTACAGTATCTCGTGTTGCTAATAGTAAATATGTAGATACACCATATGGCACTAAATTGATAAAAGATTTTTTCTCTGAATCCATGAAAAACGATCAAGGTGAAGATGTTTCTACTAAAGAAATAAAGAAAATATTAGAAACTGTTATAGAAGAAGAAAACAAAAAGAAACCGCTCACCGATGAGACTTTAGCTGCAATTTTAAAAGAAAAAGGATATCCTATTGCCCGACGTACGGTTGCAAAATACAGGGAACAATTAGATTTACCTGTGGCTCGTTTAAGAAAAAAAATATGA